One genomic segment of Nonomuraea coxensis DSM 45129 includes these proteins:
- a CDS encoding cupin domain-containing protein: protein MPVVTGAECRRTETPNGVMTTLASPAQGRAEQAVWRVDARPGMEGPVHAFDAEVLWTWLGGAAVVELGEERHEVAAGDTMVLPADVSRRMLADPVRGFVSIVTAPAGTKVYNPDGASAPDACDLTPKGSERLVPPWVR, encoded by the coding sequence GTGCCTGTCGTGACCGGCGCCGAGTGCCGGCGTACCGAGACGCCCAACGGCGTGATGACCACGCTCGCCTCCCCGGCGCAGGGGCGGGCGGAGCAGGCCGTGTGGCGGGTGGACGCCCGCCCCGGCATGGAGGGGCCGGTGCACGCCTTCGACGCCGAGGTGCTGTGGACGTGGCTCGGCGGAGCCGCCGTGGTGGAGCTGGGCGAGGAGCGCCACGAGGTGGCGGCGGGGGACACGATGGTGCTGCCCGCGGACGTGAGCCGGCGGATGCTCGCCGATCCGGTGCGCGGGTTCGTGTCGATCGTGACCGCCCCGGCCGGGACGAAGGTGTACAACCCGGACGGCGCGTCCGCTCCGGACGCCTGCGACCTGACCCCCAAGGGATCGGAACGCCTGGTCCCGCCCTGGGTGCGCTGA
- a CDS encoding cupin domain-containing protein, whose translation MTVIRAADARRSETPGGVMTTFASPTQGAAGRSLWRVEAKPGVAGPLHDFDVEQVWSWLDGAATVELGGESFAVAAGDTVVMPARTPRRVTAGPDAGYTAVVTAAAGARAMSADGTDLGTPPWIA comes from the coding sequence ATGACCGTCATCCGTGCCGCCGACGCGCGGCGTTCCGAGACACCTGGCGGGGTCATGACGACCTTCGCCTCGCCCACCCAGGGAGCGGCCGGCCGGTCGCTCTGGCGCGTGGAGGCCAAGCCCGGCGTGGCCGGGCCGCTGCACGACTTCGACGTCGAGCAGGTGTGGAGCTGGCTCGACGGGGCGGCGACCGTCGAGCTCGGCGGGGAGAGCTTCGCCGTGGCGGCGGGCGACACCGTCGTCATGCCGGCGCGCACGCCGCGCCGGGTCACCGCCGGCCCGGACGCCGGCTACACCGCCGTCGTGACCGCCGCGGCCGGGGCCCGGGCCATGTCCGCCGACGGGACCGACCTCGGCACGCCGCCGTGGATCGCGTGA
- a CDS encoding MarR family winged helix-turn-helix transcriptional regulator, producing MSSDAPGFELPLRLLLAFRALIDELHAELSRQGHPHIRPMHGFVMQAIGPEGTTAVELGRALGVSKQAAGKTVESLERVGYVERATDPADSRRKIVRLTPYGMDALHRSARIFDDLRARWAAELGVERLRALEADLRKVTPANPWRLDTPAWFTSL from the coding sequence GTGTCAAGCGACGCCCCTGGATTCGAGCTGCCGCTGCGCCTGCTGCTGGCGTTCCGTGCGCTCATCGACGAGCTGCACGCCGAGCTGTCCCGGCAGGGACATCCCCACATCAGACCCATGCACGGATTCGTCATGCAGGCCATCGGCCCGGAAGGCACCACGGCCGTCGAGCTGGGCCGCGCGCTGGGCGTCTCCAAGCAGGCGGCCGGCAAGACCGTCGAGTCGCTGGAGCGGGTCGGCTACGTGGAGCGCGCCACCGATCCGGCCGACAGCCGGCGCAAGATCGTACGGCTGACGCCGTACGGGATGGACGCGCTGCACCGCTCGGCCCGCATCTTCGACGACCTGCGCGCCCGCTGGGCCGCCGAGCTGGGCGTGGAGCGGCTGCGGGCGCTGGAGGCCGACCTGCGCAAGGTCACGCCGGCCAACCCGTGGCGCCTCGACACACCCGCCTGGTTCACCTCCCTCTGA